In Chroogloeocystis siderophila 5.2 s.c.1, a genomic segment contains:
- the cobA gene encoding uroporphyrinogen-III C-methyltransferase has protein sequence MNAQGKVYLVGAGLGNVGYLTVKALQLLAQAEVLIYDALVDDQLLQLVPENCLKLDVGKRGGKPSTPQAEINHLLVKHCQLGKQVVRLKSGDPFIFGRSAAEMKVLMAHNCRFEVVPGISSSYAAPLLAGIPLTDPNISSCFAVFTAHEPEKLDWEALARLETLVILMGGKQLSVIVQQLLHYGRSPQTPIAIVKWAGTQKQQIWTSDLANIQIVTAGVSLSPVVMIIGEVVALREQLNAKIEIEFPALDMLPDQPLLGKTILVTRSAGQSSNARDHLATLGANVIEMPTLEISPPSSWEDLDQAIAHIADFDWLILTSTNGVEYFFARLATQGKDARALAGVKIAVVGEKTARSLAQQGLQPDFIPPNFIADSLVEHFPEPLQAKKVLFPRVETGGREVLVKEFTMKGADVVEVAAYESRCPQTISPDALKALQQQAVDVITFASSKTVQNFCQLLANHGGANLDSVCIASIGPLTSKACQQQFGRVDIEASEYTLEGLTQAIVQWAQR, from the coding sequence ATGAATGCTCAAGGCAAAGTTTATCTTGTCGGTGCAGGATTAGGTAATGTCGGCTATCTTACGGTAAAAGCGCTACAACTTTTAGCGCAAGCCGAAGTTTTGATTTATGATGCGCTTGTTGATGACCAACTATTACAGTTAGTCCCAGAAAACTGTCTTAAACTCGATGTGGGAAAGCGTGGCGGAAAACCGAGTACACCACAAGCAGAAATTAACCACCTATTAGTAAAACACTGTCAACTTGGCAAACAGGTTGTTCGACTAAAATCTGGAGATCCGTTCATTTTCGGGCGATCAGCGGCTGAAATGAAGGTTCTGATGGCACATAACTGTCGATTTGAAGTTGTCCCAGGAATTTCCTCAAGCTACGCAGCCCCCTTACTTGCAGGAATACCTTTAACCGATCCGAATATAAGTAGCTGTTTCGCGGTTTTTACTGCGCACGAACCGGAAAAACTCGATTGGGAAGCACTAGCGCGGTTAGAAACCCTCGTAATTTTGATGGGAGGGAAACAATTATCAGTAATTGTACAGCAATTATTACACTACGGGCGATCACCGCAAACTCCTATAGCAATTGTTAAGTGGGCTGGAACTCAAAAACAACAAATTTGGACGAGTGACTTAGCAAATATTCAAATAGTCACAGCAGGTGTTTCACTTTCACCGGTCGTGATGATTATTGGTGAAGTTGTTGCGCTCCGAGAGCAGTTAAATGCAAAGATAGAAATTGAATTTCCGGCTCTTGATATGTTACCTGACCAACCTCTGCTCGGCAAAACAATTCTCGTGACACGATCAGCAGGACAATCTAGCAATGCACGCGATCACCTCGCGACGCTGGGTGCTAATGTAATTGAAATGCCCACACTAGAAATTAGTCCGCCTTCGAGTTGGGAAGACTTAGATCAGGCGATCGCTCATATCGCGGATTTTGATTGGTTAATTCTGACTTCTACGAACGGTGTAGAGTACTTTTTTGCAAGATTGGCAACACAAGGCAAAGATGCACGGGCTTTAGCAGGAGTCAAAATTGCTGTCGTAGGTGAAAAAACTGCCCGAAGCTTAGCACAACAAGGTTTACAGCCAGATTTTATTCCCCCAAATTTTATTGCTGATTCTTTAGTAGAACACTTTCCCGAACCTTTACAAGCGAAAAAAGTATTATTTCCGCGAGTTGAAACCGGAGGCAGAGAAGTTTTAGTCAAAGAATTTACTATGAAAGGTGCAGACGTTGTCGAAGTCGCTGCATATGAGTCGCGTTGTCCGCAAACGATTTCCCCAGATGCGTTAAAAGCTTTACAACAGCAAGCCGTTGATGTGATTACATTTGCAAGTTCCAAAACTGTTCAAAATTTCTGTCAGTTGTTAGCAAATCATGGCGGTGCTAATTTAGACTCTGTTTGTATTGCATCAATTGGACCTCTCACTTCTAAAGCGTGTCAGCAACAATTTGGGCGAGTCGATATTGAAGCTAGCGAATATACTTTAGAAGGGCTTACACAAGCAATTGTGCAGTGGGCACAGCGATGA
- the coaE gene encoding dephospho-CoA kinase (Dephospho-CoA kinase (CoaE) performs the final step in coenzyme A biosynthesis.), giving the protein MMTHRRIIGLTGGIATGKSTVAHYLATHHHLPILDADIYAREAVAMGSPVYDAIAQRYGSDLFLNDGSLNRKQLGDIIFNNAEERTWLEQQIHPYVRDRFAEAMQQPYQTIVCVIPLLFEAGLTHLVTEIWVVVCSPQQQLARLMQRNQLTREQALARINSQMSLAEKASRADVVLDNSSTPEALLQQVDAALSSTIDLLQESQTPSD; this is encoded by the coding sequence ATGATGACTCACCGTCGTATTATTGGGTTAACAGGTGGCATTGCGACAGGAAAATCGACCGTTGCACATTATTTAGCGACGCATCACCATCTACCAATCTTGGATGCAGATATTTATGCACGAGAAGCGGTTGCAATGGGTTCTCCGGTTTATGATGCGATCGCCCAGCGCTATGGTTCAGATCTATTCCTCAATGATGGTTCGCTGAATCGCAAGCAGTTAGGAGACATTATTTTTAATAACGCAGAAGAACGAACTTGGTTAGAACAACAAATTCATCCTTATGTCCGCGATCGCTTTGCTGAAGCAATGCAACAACCGTATCAAACGATCGTATGTGTCATTCCATTGTTGTTTGAAGCAGGTCTTACTCATTTAGTGACAGAAATTTGGGTTGTGGTTTGTTCTCCACAACAGCAACTTGCAAGATTGATGCAACGCAATCAACTCACCCGCGAACAAGCACTAGCCCGTATCAATAGTCAAATGTCGCTAGCAGAAAAAGCATCCCGCGCTGATGTTGTTTTAGATAACTCCTCTACACCAGAAGCATTACTACAACAAGTTGATGCAGCTTTGTCATCAACTATAGATCTTCTCCAGGAATCGCAGACGCCTTCCGACTAA